Proteins from a genomic interval of Geodermatophilus obscurus DSM 43160:
- a CDS encoding PQQ-dependent sugar dehydrogenase — MSLRTGPAALGMGAILLLSACSATAGEDAGAAPAGERAPAPTTSSLPPAPPEPDPASEPRPALDVAVLAEGLDHPWDVARAPDGTLLLDERGGGLTAVLTDGTVRALDADFGDLFATGETGLMGLVLDPGFAQDRRFYTCQGIEEGGGAEIQVTAWTVDPGWTTATRVADPLIDDIPVNERRGRHGGCRLRFDDTGALLVGTGDNAVADNAQDLGTVAGKVLRVDPATGEAAAGNPFVGRPDADPRVLTYGHRNVQGLAVRPGSGQVYAVEHGPRRDDEVTLLRAGGNGGFAPRGPGYGEFVSMTDLSLPDAMPPTWASGDPTIAPSGGTFLAGEQWQGYEGLLLLGVLRDQGVLALRVADDGSLLEQFRLPELEGTYGRIRTVQQGGDGALYVTTDNGDGEDRLLRVTPRA, encoded by the coding sequence GTGAGCCTCCGGACGGGGCCGGCCGCACTCGGCATGGGGGCCATCCTGCTGCTGTCCGCGTGCTCCGCGACGGCCGGGGAGGACGCCGGGGCCGCACCGGCCGGGGAGCGCGCACCCGCTCCGACGACGTCCTCGCTCCCGCCCGCACCGCCCGAGCCCGACCCGGCCTCCGAGCCCCGGCCGGCGCTGGACGTGGCGGTCCTCGCCGAGGGCCTCGACCACCCCTGGGACGTCGCCCGGGCCCCCGATGGCACCCTGCTGCTCGACGAGCGGGGCGGCGGGCTGACCGCGGTGCTGACCGACGGCACGGTGCGCGCGCTGGACGCCGACTTCGGCGACCTGTTCGCCACCGGGGAGACCGGGCTGATGGGCCTGGTGCTCGACCCGGGGTTCGCGCAGGACCGCCGCTTCTACACCTGCCAGGGCATCGAGGAGGGCGGCGGAGCGGAGATCCAGGTGACCGCCTGGACCGTCGACCCGGGCTGGACGACGGCGACCCGCGTCGCCGACCCGTTGATCGACGACATCCCGGTCAACGAGCGCCGCGGCCGGCACGGCGGCTGTCGGCTGCGCTTCGACGACACCGGCGCCCTGCTCGTGGGCACCGGCGACAACGCCGTCGCCGACAACGCCCAGGACCTCGGCACGGTCGCCGGCAAGGTGCTGCGGGTCGACCCGGCCACGGGCGAGGCGGCCGCCGGCAACCCGTTCGTGGGCCGCCCGGACGCCGACCCGCGGGTGCTGACCTACGGGCACCGCAACGTGCAGGGGCTGGCGGTGCGGCCCGGCTCGGGCCAGGTCTACGCCGTCGAGCACGGCCCCCGCCGGGACGACGAGGTGACCCTGCTGCGCGCCGGGGGCAACGGCGGCTTCGCGCCCCGGGGTCCGGGCTACGGCGAGTTCGTGTCGATGACCGACCTGTCCCTGCCCGACGCCATGCCGCCCACCTGGGCGTCGGGGGACCCCACCATCGCTCCCTCGGGTGGGACCTTCCTGGCGGGCGAGCAGTGGCAGGGGTACGAGGGCCTGCTGCTGCTCGGCGTCCTCAGGGACCAGGGCGTCCTGGCACTGCGCGTGGCCGACGACGGCAGCCTGCTGGAGCAGTTCCGGCTGCCCGAGCTGGAGGGCACGTACGGCCGCATCCGCACCGTGCAGCAGGGCGGGGACGGCGCGCTGTACGTCACCACCGACAACGGCGACGGCGAGGACCGCTTGCTGCGGGTCACCCCGCGCGCCTGA
- a CDS encoding polyprenyl synthetase family protein: MTGASAAVGGDTPTDTWQRTSTPASTIGPWLPEGDLGVRLAAGLGRVEEALRTAVGSEHQFVREAAGHLVAAGGKRFRPLLALLAAELGDPHGQGVTEAAVVCELTHLATLYHDDVMDEAVVRRGAPSANSRWSNSIAILTGDFLFARASDLLADLGPEAVRIQARTFERLVTGQIRETVGAQPGDDPVDHYLDVLADKTGSLVATSARFGASFAGVDAELVTALTAFGEEVGVAFQLSDDLLDIVSRDGASGKAPGTDLREGIATLPALFALAGDDPAEQRLRELVSGPITDDGEHAEALELLRSSAALQRATGVLREYADRAQARLSGVPEGPVRDALSALCDYVVTRTS; encoded by the coding sequence ATGACCGGAGCCAGCGCCGCCGTCGGCGGGGACACCCCGACCGACACCTGGCAGCGGACCTCGACCCCCGCCTCGACGATCGGTCCGTGGCTGCCCGAGGGCGACCTCGGCGTCCGGCTCGCCGCGGGCCTGGGCCGGGTCGAGGAGGCGCTGCGCACCGCCGTCGGCAGCGAGCACCAGTTCGTGCGGGAGGCGGCCGGGCACCTGGTCGCCGCCGGCGGCAAGCGTTTCCGCCCGCTGCTGGCGCTGCTCGCCGCAGAGCTCGGCGACCCGCACGGGCAGGGGGTCACCGAGGCCGCGGTGGTCTGCGAGCTCACCCACCTGGCCACGCTGTACCACGACGACGTCATGGACGAGGCCGTCGTCCGACGTGGGGCGCCCAGCGCCAACAGCCGGTGGTCCAACAGCATCGCCATCCTCACCGGGGACTTCCTGTTCGCCCGCGCCTCCGACCTGCTGGCCGACCTCGGCCCCGAGGCGGTGCGCATCCAGGCGCGGACCTTCGAGCGGCTGGTCACCGGGCAGATCCGGGAGACCGTCGGCGCCCAGCCCGGTGACGACCCGGTCGACCACTACCTCGACGTGCTGGCCGACAAGACCGGCTCCCTGGTGGCGACCTCGGCGCGCTTCGGCGCCTCCTTCGCCGGGGTGGACGCCGAGCTGGTCACCGCGCTCACCGCCTTCGGCGAGGAGGTCGGCGTCGCCTTCCAGCTCTCCGACGACCTGCTCGACATCGTCAGCCGGGACGGCGCGTCGGGGAAGGCGCCCGGCACGGACCTGCGGGAGGGCATCGCCACGCTGCCCGCGCTCTTCGCGCTCGCCGGGGACGACCCGGCCGAGCAGCGGCTGCGCGAGCTGGTCTCCGGGCCCATCACCGACGACGGCGAGCACGCCGAGGCCCTGGAGCTGCTGCGCTCCTCCGCGGCCCTGCAACGGGCGACCGGCGTGCTCCGGGAGTACGCCGATCGGGCGCAGGCGCGGCTGTCCGGCGTCCCCGAGGGGCCGGTCCGCGACGCCCTGTCGGCGCTGTGCGACTACGTCGTCACGCGCACCAGCTGA
- the nuoN gene encoding NADH-quinone oxidoreductase subunit NuoN has protein sequence MIEAPALSLAALAPLLFVFGAACVGVLVEAFAPRESRHPVQVAVALVGTLGGLVTSLLLAGERQVTAGGALAVDGPAVFLQATIAGLGALSLLLFAERSLDPARSAFVAAAAVPAGSPRDRELMTAPRVQTEVYPLATFAIGGMMLFVAANDLLVMFVALEVLSLPLYLISGLARRRRLLSQEAAVKYFLLGAFASAFFLYGLALVYGATGSIRLSAIREASAAEAGGGVLLVLGLALLVVGLMFKASVAPFHAWTPDVYQGAPTPVTAFMAACTKVAAFGAILRLLYVAFGTNEWTWRPLVYGIAIVSMVVGAVLGLTQTDLKRMLAYSSIAHAGFLLTGVLGYGSGADGTGSGLGATMFYLLAYGLTTIGAFAVLTLVRDGDGEATHLSKWAGLGRRSPLTAAVMALFLLALAGIPLTSGFTGKFAVFRAAIDDGAWPLVVVALLASAVAAFFYVRVIVLMYFSEPAVDGPTVGVPGLPTTLVLAVTVTATVVLGVVPGAVLDLAEQAARFVG, from the coding sequence ATGATCGAGGCCCCGGCCCTCTCCCTGGCCGCGCTGGCACCCCTGCTGTTCGTCTTCGGTGCCGCCTGCGTCGGCGTCCTCGTCGAGGCGTTCGCGCCGCGGGAGAGCCGGCACCCGGTGCAGGTCGCCGTCGCGCTGGTCGGCACGCTCGGCGGCCTGGTCACCAGCCTGCTGCTGGCGGGGGAGCGGCAGGTGACCGCCGGCGGTGCGCTCGCCGTCGACGGCCCCGCGGTCTTCCTGCAGGCCACCATCGCCGGCCTCGGCGCGCTGTCGCTGCTGCTGTTCGCCGAGCGCTCGCTGGACCCGGCCCGCTCGGCCTTCGTCGCGGCCGCGGCCGTGCCCGCGGGCAGTCCGCGCGACCGCGAGCTGATGACCGCCCCGCGCGTGCAGACCGAGGTCTACCCGCTGGCCACGTTCGCCATCGGCGGCATGATGCTGTTCGTCGCGGCCAACGACCTGCTGGTCATGTTCGTCGCGCTCGAGGTGCTCAGCCTGCCGCTGTACCTGATCAGCGGGCTGGCCCGCCGCCGGCGGCTGCTGTCGCAGGAGGCGGCGGTCAAGTACTTCCTGCTGGGCGCGTTCGCCTCGGCCTTCTTCCTCTACGGCCTGGCGCTGGTCTACGGCGCCACCGGCAGCATCCGGCTGTCGGCCATCCGCGAGGCGTCCGCCGCGGAGGCCGGCGGCGGCGTCCTGCTGGTGCTGGGGCTGGCCCTGCTCGTCGTCGGGCTGATGTTCAAGGCCAGCGTGGCACCGTTCCACGCCTGGACGCCGGACGTCTACCAGGGCGCCCCGACGCCGGTCACCGCCTTCATGGCCGCCTGCACCAAGGTCGCGGCCTTCGGGGCGATCCTGCGGCTGCTCTACGTCGCGTTCGGCACGAACGAGTGGACCTGGCGGCCGCTCGTCTACGGCATCGCGATCGTCTCGATGGTCGTCGGCGCCGTCCTCGGGCTCACCCAGACCGACCTCAAGCGGATGCTGGCCTACTCCTCGATCGCGCACGCCGGCTTCCTGCTCACCGGCGTCCTCGGCTACGGCAGCGGAGCCGATGGCACGGGCTCGGGCCTCGGGGCCACGATGTTCTACCTGCTGGCCTACGGGCTCACCACGATCGGCGCCTTCGCGGTGCTCACGCTGGTGCGCGACGGCGACGGCGAGGCCACCCACCTGTCGAAGTGGGCGGGGCTCGGCCGCCGCTCGCCGCTCACCGCGGCGGTGATGGCGCTGTTCCTGCTGGCGCTGGCGGGCATCCCGCTCACCAGCGGCTTCACCGGCAAGTTCGCCGTCTTCCGCGCCGCGATCGACGACGGGGCCTGGCCCCTGGTGGTCGTGGCGCTGCTGGCCAGCGCCGTCGCGGCGTTCTTCTACGTGCGCGTCATCGTGCTCATGTACTTCTCCGAGCCGGCCGTGGACGGACCGACGGTCGGCGTCCCCGGCCTGCCGACGACGCTCGTGCTCGCCGTGACGGTCACCGCGACGGTGGTGCTGGGCGTCGTGCCCGGGGCGGTGCTCGATCTGGCGGAGCAGGCGGCTAGATTCGTCGGCTGA
- a CDS encoding NADH-quinone oxidoreductase subunit M: MTDFPWLLTMIAVPAVGAAVVAALPRGRDETAKQAALGVSLLVLLLAVLATVAFDAGGERFQLTTSVSWIPDFGVDFALGVDGIALVMLLLIGVLVPVVVLASWRDEPTGHRSVKTFFAWLLLLESLMVGVFAATDVFLFYVFFEAMLVPMYFLIGSFGGPRRQYAAVKFFLYSLVGGLVMLAAVIGLYVVSAAELGEGTFAFDALRGIEIDPGVQKLLFLGFFVAFAIKAPLVPFHTWLPDSGAEAPIGGSVLLVGVLDKVGTFGFLRYCLPLFPDASRDLAPYVLALAVAGVLYAALLAMGQSDMKRLVSYTSIAHFGFIALGIFAFTTEAATGSVLYMVNHGIATGLLFLVVGMLIARGGSREVGDYGGVAAQAPLLAGVFLVAGLASLALPGTNSFVSEFLVLIGSFPTRPVFTVLATVGIVLAALYVLLLYQRTMHGPPRGVLLEPSPGTPAPATGGGGGATAATATLEAPAAAPARLRVRDLSRRELAVAAPMVALVIALGVYPQPLIDLIEPAVAATMSDVGADPAGVSPEAPVEGTD, translated from the coding sequence GTGACCGACTTCCCCTGGCTCCTGACGATGATCGCCGTCCCGGCGGTCGGGGCGGCCGTCGTCGCGGCGCTCCCGCGGGGCCGTGACGAGACCGCCAAGCAGGCCGCCCTGGGGGTGAGCCTGCTGGTGCTGCTGCTGGCGGTGCTGGCGACCGTGGCCTTCGACGCCGGCGGGGAGCGGTTCCAGCTGACGACGTCGGTCTCCTGGATCCCCGACTTCGGCGTCGACTTCGCCCTCGGCGTCGACGGCATCGCCCTGGTGATGCTGCTGCTCATCGGCGTCCTGGTGCCGGTGGTGGTGCTCGCCTCCTGGCGCGACGAGCCCACCGGGCACCGGTCGGTGAAGACCTTCTTCGCCTGGCTGCTGCTGCTCGAGTCGCTGATGGTCGGCGTCTTCGCCGCCACCGACGTCTTCCTCTTCTACGTCTTCTTCGAGGCGATGCTCGTCCCGATGTACTTCCTGATCGGCAGCTTCGGCGGGCCGCGCCGGCAGTACGCGGCGGTCAAGTTCTTCCTCTACAGCCTGGTCGGCGGGCTGGTCATGCTGGCCGCCGTCATCGGCCTGTACGTGGTGAGCGCCGCCGAGCTGGGCGAGGGGACGTTCGCCTTCGACGCACTGCGGGGGATCGAGATCGACCCGGGTGTGCAGAAGCTGCTGTTCCTCGGGTTCTTCGTCGCGTTCGCGATCAAGGCGCCGCTGGTGCCGTTCCACACCTGGCTGCCCGACTCCGGTGCCGAGGCGCCGATCGGCGGGTCGGTGCTGCTGGTCGGCGTCCTGGACAAGGTCGGCACCTTCGGCTTCCTGCGCTACTGCCTGCCGCTGTTCCCCGACGCCTCGCGCGACCTCGCGCCGTACGTGCTCGCCCTGGCCGTCGCCGGCGTCCTCTACGCCGCGCTGCTGGCGATGGGCCAGAGCGACATGAAGCGGCTGGTCTCCTACACCTCGATCGCGCACTTCGGCTTCATCGCCCTGGGCATCTTCGCCTTCACCACCGAGGCGGCCACCGGCTCGGTGCTCTACATGGTCAACCACGGCATCGCGACCGGCCTGCTGTTCCTCGTCGTCGGCATGCTCATCGCCCGCGGCGGCTCCCGGGAGGTCGGCGACTACGGCGGCGTGGCCGCCCAGGCGCCGCTGCTGGCCGGCGTCTTCCTCGTCGCAGGCCTGGCCTCCCTCGCGCTGCCGGGCACGAACAGCTTCGTCAGCGAGTTCCTCGTGCTGATCGGCTCCTTCCCGACCCGGCCGGTGTTCACGGTGCTCGCCACCGTCGGCATCGTGCTGGCCGCGCTGTACGTGCTGCTGCTCTACCAACGCACCATGCACGGCCCGCCGCGCGGCGTGCTGCTCGAGCCGTCGCCGGGGACCCCGGCGCCCGCCACGGGTGGCGGGGGCGGGGCCACCGCGGCGACCGCCACCCTCGAGGCCCCGGCAGCGGCGCCGGCCCGGCTGCGGGTGCGTGACCTCTCCCGCCGCGAGCTGGCCGTCGCCGCGCCGATGGTCGCGCTGGTCATCGCGCTCGGGGTCTACCCGCAGCCGCTGATCGACCTGATCGAGCCGGCGGTCGCCGCCACCATGAGCGACGTCGGGGCCGACCCGGCCGGCGTCTCGCCCGAGGCTCCCGTCGAGGGGACGGACTGA
- the nuoL gene encoding NADH-quinone oxidoreductase subunit L, with amino-acid sequence MDTAPADGLITSAWLLIALPLAGAAVLLLGGRRTDRWGHLLGTGTVVAAFLLGLLCTLQLDGRRLGVDLFTFIATGSLDVQAGLLFDPLSAVFVLLITGVGALIHVYSIGYMAHDPRRRRFFAYLNLFVAAMLLLVLGDNFVALYVGWEGVGLASYLLIAFWHERPSAATAAKKAFIMNRVGDVGLALAIFLMFAQLGTVSYDGVFGAVGTLAGGTVTAIGLLLLLGACGKSGQFPLQAWLPDAMEGPTPVSALIHAATMVTAGVYLIARCAPIYDATPTARAVVLAVGAITLMIGAIAGCAQDDIKKVLAYSTVSQIGYMFLAVGLGPVGYVAGLAHLLTHGFFKAGLFLGAGSVMHAMNDDVDMRRFGGLASRMKVTFVTFGLGYLALIGFPFLSGFYTKDAIIEAAFDRGDGWGYLLGGIAILAAGLTAFYMTRLMLMTFFGRPRWEPGVHPHESPSVMTAPMVLLAVGSVLAGFLLVVAFPLEEWLTPVFGEPEAAEHVVAPLLVSVLVTVVMALGVLTAWLFVGRREVPVTAPVRVSPVTRAARRALYADAVNESLFMRPGQWLTRALVFFDNRGVDGAVNGLAATLGGSSSRLGRTQTGFVRSYALSMLGGAVVVAGALLAVTAG; translated from the coding sequence ATGGACACCGCACCGGCCGACGGGCTGATCACCTCCGCCTGGCTGCTCATCGCGCTGCCGCTGGCCGGCGCCGCCGTCCTGCTGCTCGGGGGACGGCGCACCGACCGGTGGGGGCACCTGCTGGGCACCGGCACGGTCGTGGCGGCCTTCCTGCTCGGCCTGCTGTGCACGCTGCAGCTGGACGGCCGGCGGCTCGGCGTCGACCTGTTCACCTTCATCGCCACCGGGTCGCTGGACGTGCAGGCCGGCCTGCTGTTCGACCCGCTCTCGGCGGTCTTCGTCCTGCTGATCACCGGCGTGGGCGCGCTGATCCACGTCTACTCGATCGGCTACATGGCGCACGACCCGCGTCGCCGGCGGTTCTTCGCCTACCTGAACCTGTTCGTCGCGGCGATGCTGCTGCTGGTCCTCGGCGACAACTTCGTGGCCCTCTACGTCGGCTGGGAGGGCGTGGGCCTGGCGTCCTACCTGCTCATCGCCTTCTGGCACGAGCGCCCGTCGGCGGCGACCGCCGCGAAGAAGGCGTTCATCATGAACCGGGTCGGCGACGTCGGGCTGGCGCTGGCGATCTTCCTGATGTTCGCCCAGCTCGGCACGGTCTCCTACGACGGCGTGTTCGGCGCGGTCGGCACCCTGGCCGGCGGCACGGTCACCGCGATCGGGCTGCTGCTCCTGCTCGGCGCGTGCGGCAAGTCCGGCCAGTTCCCGCTGCAGGCCTGGCTGCCCGACGCCATGGAGGGCCCGACCCCGGTGTCGGCGCTGATCCACGCGGCCACCATGGTCACCGCCGGCGTCTACCTCATCGCCCGCTGCGCACCGATCTACGACGCGACGCCCACCGCGCGGGCCGTCGTCCTCGCCGTCGGCGCGATCACGCTGATGATCGGCGCGATCGCCGGTTGCGCCCAGGACGACATCAAGAAGGTGCTGGCCTACTCGACGGTCAGCCAGATCGGCTACATGTTCCTGGCCGTCGGGCTCGGCCCGGTCGGCTACGTCGCGGGCCTCGCGCACCTGCTCACCCACGGCTTCTTCAAGGCCGGCCTGTTCCTGGGTGCTGGCTCGGTCATGCACGCGATGAACGACGACGTCGACATGCGCCGCTTCGGCGGGCTGGCCTCGCGGATGAAGGTCACCTTCGTGACGTTCGGGCTGGGCTACCTGGCGCTGATCGGCTTCCCGTTCCTGTCCGGCTTCTACACCAAGGACGCGATCATCGAGGCCGCGTTCGACCGCGGCGACGGCTGGGGCTACCTGCTCGGCGGGATCGCGATCCTGGCCGCCGGGCTCACCGCCTTCTACATGACCCGGCTGATGCTCATGACCTTCTTCGGCCGCCCCCGCTGGGAGCCCGGCGTCCACCCGCACGAGTCGCCGTCGGTGATGACCGCGCCGATGGTGCTGCTCGCCGTCGGGTCGGTCCTCGCCGGCTTCCTGCTGGTGGTCGCCTTCCCGCTGGAGGAGTGGCTGACCCCGGTCTTCGGCGAGCCCGAGGCGGCCGAGCACGTCGTCGCACCGCTGCTGGTCAGCGTCCTCGTCACCGTGGTGATGGCGCTCGGCGTGCTCACCGCCTGGCTGTTCGTCGGCCGCCGCGAGGTCCCGGTGACCGCGCCGGTGCGGGTGTCGCCGGTGACCCGCGCCGCCCGCCGCGCCCTCTACGCCGACGCGGTCAACGAGTCGCTGTTCATGCGGCCGGGCCAGTGGCTGACCCGCGCGCTGGTCTTCTTCGACAACCGCGGCGTGGACGGCGCGGTCAACGGGCTGGCCGCGACGCTGGGCGGCTCGTCGTCCCGGCTGGGCCGCACCCAGACCGGCTTCGTCCGCTCCTACGCGCTGTCGATGCTCGGCGGCGCAGTGGTCGTCGCGGGCGCGCTGCTGGCGGTGACGGCCGGGTGA
- the nuoK gene encoding NADH-quinone oxidoreductase subunit NuoK, with amino-acid sequence MSLTNYLVLAAILFTIGAVGVLVRRNAIVVFMCVELMLNSVNLTLVTFARATGTIDGQIIALFVMVVAAAEVVVGLAIIMSIYRTRRSASVDDANLLKY; translated from the coding sequence GTGAGTCTGACGAACTACCTGGTGCTCGCCGCGATCCTGTTCACCATCGGCGCGGTCGGCGTCCTCGTGCGGCGCAACGCGATCGTCGTCTTCATGTGCGTCGAGCTGATGCTCAACTCGGTGAACCTCACCCTGGTCACCTTCGCCCGCGCCACCGGCACCATCGACGGCCAGATCATCGCGCTGTTCGTCATGGTCGTCGCCGCCGCCGAGGTCGTCGTCGGTCTCGCGATCATCATGTCGATCTACCGGACCCGCCGGTCGGCGTCGGTCGACGACGCCAACCTGCTCAAGTACTGA
- a CDS encoding NADH-quinone oxidoreductase subunit J, with product MNDVVISTGEAVVFWVLGPIALAGALGMVMSRNAVHSALWLINTMLALGVFYVVQEAPFLGAVQIIVYTGAIMILFLFVLMLVGRDSSDSVVETLRGQRVAALLLGAGFAAVVGAGVARATQDLPVAGLGAVQGAETSNIEAIAGLLYSRYLLAFEVTGALLITAAVGALVLTHVEREAEERRTQKELSRARFLTDRPQTLPGPGVYARANSVAAPGLLPDGRLAEDSFATGIEPQEVEQMPRPTGRAELGTPDAALGTLDPAPSDIPGGRDR from the coding sequence GTGAACGACGTCGTCATCAGCACCGGCGAGGCCGTCGTCTTCTGGGTCCTGGGGCCGATCGCGCTGGCCGGGGCGCTCGGCATGGTGATGTCCCGCAACGCCGTCCACTCGGCGCTGTGGCTGATCAACACGATGCTGGCGCTGGGCGTCTTCTACGTCGTCCAGGAGGCGCCGTTCCTGGGAGCAGTGCAGATCATCGTCTACACCGGCGCCATCATGATCCTGTTCCTGTTCGTGCTGATGCTGGTCGGCCGGGACTCCTCGGACTCGGTGGTCGAGACCCTCCGCGGCCAGCGGGTGGCCGCACTGCTGCTCGGCGCAGGCTTCGCAGCGGTCGTCGGCGCCGGCGTCGCCCGGGCCACCCAGGACCTCCCCGTCGCCGGCCTGGGGGCCGTGCAGGGCGCGGAGACCAGCAACATCGAGGCGATCGCCGGGCTCCTCTACAGCCGTTACCTGTTGGCCTTCGAGGTCACCGGCGCGCTGCTGATCACCGCTGCCGTGGGCGCTCTGGTGCTCACGCACGTCGAGCGGGAGGCGGAGGAGCGGCGCACCCAGAAGGAGCTGTCGCGGGCGCGCTTCCTCACCGACCGGCCGCAGACCCTGCCAGGTCCTGGCGTGTACGCCCGGGCCAACTCCGTCGCCGCGCCCGGCCTGCTACCCGACGGCCGGCTCGCCGAGGACAGCTTCGCGACCGGGATCGAGCCCCAGGAGGTCGAGCAGATGCCGCGTCCCACCGGCCGGGCCGAGCTCGGCACCCCGGACGCGGCGCTGGGGACCCTCGACCCCGCGCCCAGCGACATCCCGGGGGGACGGGACAGGTGA
- the nuoI gene encoding NADH-quinone oxidoreductase subunit NuoI: MTEHRDVDRRSPDPHDPGHDMVAQTGRELAHRGRDAGPVKRSSWLPGPGQGFGVTFAQIFRKVTTEEYPEVPKVTKPRYHGRHVLNRHPDGLEKCVGCELCAWACPADAIYVEGGDNTEDERYSPGERYGRVYQINYLRCIFCGLCIEACPTRSLTMSNDFELADDNRADLIYTKEQLMAPLLPGMEAPPHAMRLGDNEKDYYVREAAGAAPPVDPAAGARVDQPLPGARP, from the coding sequence ATGACTGAGCACCGCGACGTGGACCGCCGTTCGCCGGATCCCCACGACCCCGGCCACGACATGGTGGCGCAGACCGGGCGCGAACTCGCCCATCGCGGCCGAGACGCCGGACCGGTCAAGCGGTCCAGCTGGCTGCCCGGTCCGGGGCAGGGGTTCGGGGTCACCTTCGCGCAGATCTTCCGCAAGGTGACCACCGAGGAGTACCCCGAGGTCCCGAAGGTGACCAAGCCGCGCTACCACGGGCGGCACGTGCTCAACCGGCACCCCGATGGACTGGAGAAGTGCGTCGGGTGCGAGTTGTGCGCCTGGGCCTGCCCGGCCGACGCCATCTACGTGGAGGGCGGGGACAACACCGAGGACGAGCGCTACTCGCCCGGTGAGCGGTACGGGCGCGTCTACCAGATCAACTACCTGCGCTGCATCTTCTGCGGCCTGTGCATCGAGGCCTGCCCGACCCGATCCCTGACGATGAGCAACGACTTCGAGCTGGCCGACGACAACCGGGCCGACCTGATCTACACCAAAGAACAGCTCATGGCCCCGTTGCTGCCGGGCATGGAGGCCCCGCCGCACGCCATGCGGCTCGGGGACAACGAGAAGGACTACTACGTCCGGGAGGCAGCAGGAGCGGCCCCGCCGGTCGACCCCGCCGCCGGGGCGCGGGTCGACCAGCCCCTCCCGGGGGCGCGGCCGTGA
- the nuoH gene encoding NADH-quinone oxidoreductase subunit NuoH, with amino-acid sequence MILSAAVDQPTLEDFGNDVWWIVLIKVVGVFGVLVLMTLFAIVFERKVVARMQQRIGPNRVGPRGYLQSLADGLKLAFKEDIMPALADKPVYFLAPVLATVPAFLAFSVIPLGPVVSIFGQQTPLQLTDAPIGVLIVLACSAMGIYGIVLGGWASGSTYPLLGSLRSAAQMVSYEIAMGLSIVAVFLYAGSMSTSEIVAAQADGNQVSFFGLEFTGPGWYAILLPVSFVIYAIAVVGETNRAPFDLPEAESELVGGFHTEYSSLKFALFFLAEYINMVTVSALAATLFLGGWRAPWPISIWDGANSGWWPLLWFFLKVVAALFVFIWLRGTLPRLRYDQFMRFGWKVLVPVAFAWILAVATMRAVARETDLSTGQVALFVGVPIALLVIAVLLIASRASNRATRLAAREAAAGSNHPTEPEVLPPPGPRSRPSGPSRAEGGFPVPPMDLVVPPSPRLRRRDAVAPEGAVVGTGRRSTTTIEEDVDD; translated from the coding sequence GTGATCCTCTCCGCCGCGGTCGACCAGCCGACCCTCGAGGACTTCGGGAACGACGTCTGGTGGATCGTCCTCATCAAGGTCGTCGGTGTCTTCGGCGTGCTGGTGCTGATGACGCTGTTCGCCATCGTCTTCGAGCGCAAGGTCGTCGCGCGGATGCAGCAGCGGATCGGGCCCAACCGGGTCGGCCCCCGCGGCTACCTGCAGAGCCTCGCCGACGGGCTGAAGCTGGCGTTCAAGGAAGACATCATGCCGGCGCTCGCGGACAAGCCGGTCTACTTCCTGGCCCCCGTGCTGGCCACCGTCCCGGCGTTCCTGGCCTTCTCGGTCATCCCGCTCGGCCCGGTGGTCAGCATCTTCGGTCAGCAGACACCGCTGCAGCTCACCGACGCCCCCATCGGCGTGCTGATCGTCCTGGCCTGCTCGGCGATGGGCATCTACGGCATCGTGCTCGGCGGGTGGGCCTCCGGCTCCACGTACCCGTTGCTGGGCTCCCTGCGCAGCGCCGCGCAGATGGTCAGCTACGAGATCGCGATGGGCCTGTCGATCGTCGCGGTGTTCCTCTACGCCGGCTCGATGTCCACCTCGGAGATCGTCGCGGCGCAGGCGGACGGCAACCAGGTGTCGTTCTTCGGGTTGGAGTTCACCGGTCCCGGCTGGTACGCGATCCTCCTGCCGGTCTCCTTCGTCATCTACGCCATCGCCGTCGTGGGCGAGACCAACCGGGCACCGTTCGACCTCCCCGAGGCCGAGAGCGAGCTGGTCGGCGGGTTCCACACCGAGTACTCGTCGCTGAAGTTCGCACTGTTCTTCCTCGCCGAGTACATCAACATGGTCACCGTCTCGGCGCTGGCCGCGACGCTCTTCCTCGGCGGCTGGCGGGCGCCGTGGCCGATCTCCATCTGGGACGGCGCCAACTCCGGCTGGTGGCCCCTGCTGTGGTTCTTCCTCAAGGTGGTCGCCGCGCTGTTCGTCTTCATCTGGCTGCGCGGCACCCTGCCCCGGCTGCGCTACGACCAGTTCATGCGCTTCGGGTGGAAGGTGCTGGTCCCCGTCGCCTTCGCCTGGATCCTCGCCGTCGCGACCATGCGCGCGGTGGCCCGTGAGACCGACCTCTCCACCGGCCAGGTGGCGCTGTTCGTCGGCGTTCCCATCGCGCTGCTGGTCATCGCCGTGCTGCTGATCGCGAGCCGCGCCAGCAACCGGGCCACCCGCCTCGCCGCCCGTGAGGCGGCGGCGGGCTCCAACCACCCCACCGAACCCGAGGTGCTGCCGCCGCCCGGGCCGCGCAGCAGGCCGAGCGGTCCGAGCCGGGCCGAGGGCGGCTTCCCCGTCCCGCCGATGGACCTCGTCGTCCCGCCGTCGCCCCGGCTGCGCCGCCGCGACGCGGTCGCTCCCGAGGGCGCGGTGGTGGGCACCGGACGGCGCAGCACCACCACGATCGAGGAGGACGTCGATGACTGA